Proteins encoded together in one Impatiens glandulifera chromosome 1, dImpGla2.1, whole genome shotgun sequence window:
- the LOC124921316 gene encoding WD repeat domain-containing protein 83, translating to MSGGGVSDLPNKEASVLKGHEGAVLAARFNADGSYCLSCGKDRTIRLWNPHRGILIKTYKSHGREVRDVHCTPDNSKLTSCGGDRQVFYWDVATGRVIRKFRGHDSEVNAVKFNEYSSVVVSAGYDRSVRSWDCRSHSTEPIQIIDSFLDSVMSVCLTKTEIIAGSVDGTVRTFDIRMGRELSDDLGQPVNCISLSNDGNCVLASCLDSTLRLMDRTTGELLQEYKGHTCKSFKMDCCLTNSDAHVTGGSEDGFIFFWDLVDGSIVSSFRAHSSVVTSVSYHPKDNCMITASVDGSVRVWKA from the exons ATGAGCGGAGGAGGGGTGTCTGATCTTCCAAATAAGGAGGCGAGTGTGTTGAAAGGACACGAGGGCGCAGTATTAGCGGCAAGATTCAATGCAGATGGAAGTTATTGCCTGAGCTGCGGCAAAGATAGGACTATTCGCCTCTGGAATCCCCACCGTGGCATCCTTATCAAGACTTACAAATCCCATGGCCGCGAAGTCCGCGATGTTCATTGCACCCC GGATAACTCCAAACTTACTTCCTGTGGTGGTGATCGACAAGTCTTCTATTGGGATGTTGCAACTGGTCGAGTAATTAGAAAATTCCGTGGTCATGATAGTGAG GTCAATGCAGTAAAGTTTAACGAGTATTCCTCAGTGGTGGTATCAGCAGGTTATGATCGTTCAGTGCGATCATGGGATTGCAGGTCTCACAGCACTGAGCCAATTCAG ATAATTGACAGCTTTTTGGACAGTGTAATGTCTGTTTGTTTGACAAAAACTGAAATAATTGCTGGAAGTGTTGATGGAACTGTGAGAACTTTTGATATTCGGATGGGTAG GGAATTATCTGATGACTTGGGACAACCAGTTAACTGTATATCGCTTTCAAATGATGGTAACTGCGTATTAGCCAGCTGCCTGGATTCAACTTTACGTCTTATGGATAG AACTACAGGTGAACTATTGCAGGAATACAAAGGACATACTTGCAAG TCCTTCAAAATGGATTGCTGCCTTACAAACTCTGATGCCCATGTGACGGGTGGGTCTGAAGATGGCTTCATTTTCTTCTGGGATCTTGTCGATGGATCTATAGTGTCTAGCTTCCGAGCTCACTCCTCAGTG GTAACGAGTGTAAGTTATCACCCGAAGGACAACTGCATGATAACTGCCTCTGTTGATGGCTCAGTTCGTGTTTGGAAAGCTTGA
- the LOC124931050 gene encoding egg cell-secreted protein 1.2-like, with the protein MAMTINLVFMEIDKLILFFSLTLLVTLSMGRPIFNNNDIPTLCERLKLDEGNGTSSLCWESMFELRSCTGEMVSFFLNGETYLGTECCRAIQTIQRHCWPSLLGSIGYTTQESDILYGYCAAELAQTLPSPPPPPVNVEVIDHNRARFNFYP; encoded by the coding sequence ATGGCCATGACCATTAATCTAGTATTCATGGAGATTGATAAGTTGATATTGTTCTTTAGTCTCACCCTTTTAGTCACACTTTCTATGGGGCGTCCAATTTTCAATAACAATGACATACCTACTCTTTGTGAAAGGCTGAAATTGGATGAAGGTAATGGAACGTCGTCCCTTTGTTGGGAATCTATGTTCGAGCTTCGGTCATGCACTGGAGAAATGGTTTCATTTTTTCTCAATGGTGAGACATATTTGGGAACTGAGTGTTGTCGAGCCATTCAAACCATTCAAAGGCATTGTTGGCCTTCCCTTCTTGGCTCAATAGGCTATACAACTCAGGAAAGTGATATTCTTTATGGCTATTGTGCCGCTGAACTGGCTCAGACTCTTCcttcaccaccaccacctccggTTAATGTTGAGGTTATTGATCATAATCGAGCtcgttttaatttttatccctag